The Rhizoctonia solani chromosome 4, complete sequence genome contains a region encoding:
- a CDS encoding ABC transporter produces the protein MDIDVAEEIRELIPKAEEVLVEYIAGYIEDADEDEDIIAVTRSFLESPAEGGHEAGLEKLLSKIERYLEEKRIADGKARQPKLTRLDKVVDMSQAPAMSSTIAMSEGVDLSSINKGKASRVDLKKLEKAEAKLKAKIEKRSRRDLYEGSKLIDMQKKQQSYEEMFLKVNSLEARAAGKGKSKDIHLPAIDVTFGSNRILQGASLTLAYGRRYGLIGRNGVGKSTLLRHIAMREVPVPPHITILFVEQEIVGDDTTALESVLKADVWRDRLLKEERSLNERLLKLEEAGGDDRVADEAKEELSTQLADVHTRLAEMEAESGPARAASLLAGLGFSESDQHRATKTFSGGWRMRLALARALFVKPDLLMLDEPSNHIDLNALAWLEDYLQTWPSTLLVVSHDRAFLDAVATDIVHQHSSRLDYYKGNFTQFYATKTERDRNARKEYETQMAYRAHLQAFIDRWRYNANRAAQAQSKIKILEKLPELEPPEEEETEKFKFPETEKISPPLLQLSEVSFGYSPDNIILRDVNIDIGLESRIAVVGPNGAGKSTMIKLLIGELNPMGGQVNRNGRLRVAYFGQHHLETLNPAMSPVAFLASKFPGKSEQEYRQHLGAFGITGLTGLQTIGTLSGGQKSRVAFSILSMQKPHLLLLDEPTNHLDIEGLDALMNALQSWNGGVILISHDERFITTVSNELWVCGDGKIVKYKGDVQAYKSLIVSNLKQKP, from the exons ATGGACATTGACGTTGCTGAAGAAATTCGGGAGCTAATTCCCAAGGCCGAAGAAGTACTTGTCGAATACATCGCCGGCTACATCGAGGACGCTGATGAAGACGAGGATATTATTGCTGTTACCCGGTCGTTCCTTGAATCGCCTGCGGAAGGCGGGCATGAAGCCGGCCTCGAAAAGCTTCTCTCTAAGATCGAGCGATACCTTGAAGAGAAACGGATTGCGGACGGGAAAGCGCGTCAGCCAAAACTTACCCGGCTCGACAAGGTGGTCGATATGAGCCAGGCTCCGGCCATGTCTAGCACTATCGCCATGTCGGAAGGGGTTGATCTGTCTTCAATTAATAAGGGAAA AGCATCGAGGGTAGATTTGAAGAAACTGGAGAAAGCTGAAGCTAAATTAAAG GCCAAAATTGAGAAGCGTTCGAGACGCGACCTTTATGAAGGATCGAAGCTCATCGATATGCAGAAGAAACAA CAATCTTACGAAGAAATGTTTCTCAAG GTCAACTCCCTGGAAGCACGCGCTGCAGGAAAGGGGAAGAGCAAAGACATTCATCTGCCGGCTATCGACGTCACGTTTGGATCCAACCGTATTCT GCAAGGTGCAAGTCTTACACTCGCATATGGTCGTCGTTATGGATTGATCGGAAGGAACGGTGTTG GTAAATCGACTTTACTCCGACATATTGCCATGCGAGAGGTCCCAGTCCCGCCACACATTACTATACTCTTCGTTGAACAAGAA ATCGTTGGTGATGATACCACAGCATTGGAGTCGGTTCTCAAAGCAGATGTTTG GCGAGACCGATTGCTCAAAGAAGAAAGGTCCCTTAACGAGCGTCTCCTGAAGCTTGAGGAAGCGGGCGGCGATGACCGTGTCGCTGACGAAGCTAAAGAGGAACTTTCTACCCAGCTGGCTGATGTACACACTCGCCTAGCTGAAATGGAAGCTGAGAGCGGCCCCGCCCGGGCTGCTTCGTTGCTAGCTG GCCTAGGGTTTTCGGAATCTGACCAACATAGAGCGACAAAGACGTTTAGTGGTGGTTGGAG AATGCGTTTGGCTCTTGCTCGAGCTCTGTTTGTGAAACCTGACTTGCTAATGCTTGACGAGCCTTCCAACCATATTGATCTGAACGCACTTGCTTGGCTAGAAGATTACTTGCAAACCTGGCCAAGTACCTTGCTTGTGGTCTCCCACGACCGTGCCTTTTTGGATGCAGTCGCAACGGACATCGTTCACCAGCACTCGTCCCGACTTGATTATTACAAGGGCAATTTTACACAGTTCTATGCAACAAAAACGGAACGGGATCGCAACGCGCGGAAGGAATATGAAACCCAAATGGCATATCGGGCACACCTGCAGGCATTTATTGACCGGTGGCGCTATAACGCTAATCGTGCGGCTCAGGCCCAAAGCAAAATCAAAATTCTGGAGAAACTGCCGGAACTTGAGCCCcccgaagaagaagaaacagAGAAATTCAA ATTCCCTGAAACAGAGAAAATATCCCCGCCGCTTTTGCAACTCTCAGAGGTCTCATTCGGATATAGTCCCGACAACATCATTCTTCGCGACGTCAACATTGACATCGGTTTAGAATCTCGCATTGCTGTGGTCG GACCCAATGGAGCCG GTAAAAGTACCAT GATTAAGCTACTTATTGGAGAACTTAACCCTATGGGTGGCCAAGTCAATCGTAATGGGCGATTAAGAGT GGCGTATTTTGGCCAACACCACCTGGAAACACTGAATCCGGCTATGTCTCCGGTTGCGTTCTTGGCTAGCAAATTCCCGGGAAAGAGCGAACAAGAGTACCGCCAGCACCTAGGAGCATTTGGCATCACCGGCCTTACAGG TTTGCAAACGATTGGCACATTGTCTGGAGGTCAGAAGAGCCGCGTCGCATTCTCTATTCTTTCAATGCAAAAACCACACTTGTTGCTTCTAGACGAG CCGACTAACCATCTCGATATCGAG GGTTTGGATGCACTGATGAATGCTCTTCAATCCTGGAACGGAGGTGTCATTCTAATTTCTCATGACGAACGTTTCATTACCACGGTTTCAAATGAG CTTTGGGTCTGTGGGGATGGAAAGATTGTGAAATATAAGGGTGACGTGCAAGCATATAAG AGTTTGATTGTCAGCAACTTGAAGCAGAAGCCATAA
- a CDS encoding vacuolar protein 8, translated as MGNLCSCCRSNKAQGYEPLLLENEREAVADLLQFLENRTTTNFFSGSPLSALTILSFSENVDLQRSAALAFAEITEKEVRQVGRDTLDPILFLLSSHDTEVQRAASAALGNLAVNTENKILIVKLGGLEPLIRQMLSPNVEVQCNAVGCVTNLATHDENKTMIAKSGALVPLTRLARSKDMRVQRNATGALLNMTHSDENRQQLVNAGAIPVLVGLLNSPDTDVQYYCTTALSNIAVDAANRKKLASSEPKLVQSLVALMDSPSLKVQCQAALALRNLASDEKYQLEIVKADGLQPLLRLLHSTFLPLILSSAACVRNVSIHPLNEAPIIEAGYLGPLVDLLSFEENEEVQCHAISTLRNLAASSEKNKGQIVAAGAAQKIKDLVLSVPVNVQSEMTACVAVLALSDELKPQLLEMGICEVLIPLTNSPSVEVQGNSAAALGNLSSKEERSSLDDYSAFNEVWDKPEGGLHTYLFRFLSSTDATFQHIAVWTIVQLLESRDAQLTHNIRSSPLLIPHIRHLSASAASSPSSSPGSHSQSRTSSDDAGEGGQGEIAALARRILEFTDGDGPEEEGASVSAGDDERDDHELRKSVREALKPSRHD; from the exons ATGGGAAACCTTTGCTCCTGCT GCCGGTCCAACAAAGCGCAGGGTTATGAGCCGTTGTTGCTCGAGAATGAACGGGAGGCAGTTGCGGATCTCCTCCAGTTCCTTGAGA ATcgaacaacaaccaactttTTCAGCGGCTCCCCACTCTCTGCACTTACCATCTTATCGTTCTCGGAGAATGTCGATTTGCAGAGAAGCGCTGCGCTCGCCTTTGCCGAAATCACTGAGAAGGAAGTCCGTCAAGTCGGGAGAGATACGCTCGACCCCATCTTGTTCTTGCTCAGCAGTCACGATACTGAGGTTCAACGAGCTGCTAGTGCTGCGCTGGGTAATCTGGCCGTCAACA CTGAGAACAAGATCCTGATTGTCAAGCTCGGCGGGCTCGAGCCTCTCATCAGGCAGATGCTTAGCCCCAACGTTGAGGTCCAGTGCAACGCAGTGGGATGTGTTACTAACCTGGCAACACATG ACGAGAACAAGACCATGATTGCCAAGTCCGGGGCGCTTGTTCCTTTAACCCGACTCGCCCGCTCCAAGGACATGCGTGTTCAGCGAAACGCAACTGGTGCCCTTCTCAATATGACCCATTCTG ACGAGAACCGTCAGCAGCTTGTTAATGCCGGTGCCATCCCAGTATTGGTTGGATTGCTTAATTCTCCCGATACTGACGTACAATACTACTGCACTACGGCGCTCAGTAATATTGCCGTCGATG CTGCAAATCGCAAGAAGCTGGCCTCGAGCGAGCCTAAACTTGTGCAAAGTTTGGTTGCACTCATGGACAGCCCAAGTTTGAAGGTCCAGTGCCAAGCCGCACTGGCTCTCCGTAACCTTGCATCCGACG AGAAATATCAGCTCGAGATTGTCAAAGCTGATGGCCTTCAGCCTCTACTTCGTCTCTTGCATAGCACCTTCCTTCCTCTGATTCTTTCTTCAGCTGCATGTGTCCGAAATGTTTCCATTCATCCTCTGAACGAGGCGCCCATAATTGAAGCAGGATACTTGGGCCCTCTGGTTGACCTTCTGAGCTTTGAAGAGAACGAAGAGGTTCAATGTCATGCTATCTCAACTTTGCGTAACCTTGCTGCTAGCAGTGAGAAGAACAAAGGCCAGATTGTGGCCGCGGGTGCAGCTCAGAAGATCAAGGACCTAGTACTCAGCGTGCCTGTGAACGTCCAGAGTGAGATGACTGCATGCGTAGCTGTTTTGGCGCTGAGTG ATGAACTGAAGCCTCAGCTGCTCGAGATGGGTATCTGTGAGGTCTTGATTCCTTTGACGAATTCACCCAGTGTAGAGGTTCAGGGTAACAGCGCTGCTGCTCTGGGCAACTTGTCTTCTAAGG AGGAGCGCTCCTCTTTGGATGACTACAGTGCATTCAATGAGGTCTGGGACAAACCTGAGGGCGGTCTTCACACGTACTTGTTCAGGTTCCTGAGCAGTACGGATGCTACATTCCAACACATTGCAGTGTGGACGATCGTTCAACTCTTGGAATCACGGG ATGCTCAACTCACACACAACATTCGCTCCTCGCCTTTGCTTATTCCTCACATCCGACACCTTTCGGCCTCGGCCGCAAGCTCTCCTTCGAGCTCACCCGGGTCCCACTCCCAATCGCGTACCTCTTCTGACGATGCTGGCGAAGGTGGACAGGGCGAAATCGCAGCGCTGGCGCGGCGTATTCTCGAATTTACCGACGGAGATGGCCCCGAAGAGGAGGGTGCGTCAGTGTCTGCCGGCGATGACGAGAGGGATGATCATGAGCTGAGGAAGAGCGTGAGAGAGGCACTTAAACCCTCACGTCACGATTAA